From one Plasmodium malariae genome assembly, chromosome: 12 genomic stretch:
- the TIM gene encoding triosephosphate isomerase, putative codes for MTRKYFVSANWKCNGTLESIKSLTESFNKVDFDPSKLDVVIYPVFVHYDYTRKLLKDKFCMGIQNISRYGSGAYTGEVSAEIAKNLKVDYVLIGHFERRKYFKETDEDVREKLQQCIKLNLKAIVCFGESLEQRELGKTIEVITKQVKAFVDLIENFDDVILAYEPIWAIGTGKTATAEQAQTVHKEIRQVVKDICGEKQSKQIRIIYGGSVNTENCASLIKQEDIDGFLVGNASLKDSFVDIIKSAM; via the exons ATGacaagaaaatattttgtttctgCTAACTGGAAGTGCAATGGAACCCTTGAGAGCATAAAGTCCTTAACAGAGAGTTTTAATAAAGTGGACTTTGATCCAAGCAAATTAG ATGTTGTTATATATCCTGTGTTCGTTCACTACGACTATACGAGAAAACTGTTGAAAGATAAGTTCTGCATGGGTATACAAAACATTTCAAGATATGGTAGTGGTGCATATACGGGCGAAGTTAGCGCAGAAATTGCTAAAAATTTGAAGGTTGATTATGTTTTAATTGGACATTTTGAAAGaaggaaatattttaaagaaactGATGAAGATGTGAGGGAAAAATTACAACAATGCATAAAGCTTAACTTGAAAGCAATTGTATGTTTTGGAGAATCATTAGAACAAAGAGAATTAGGTAAAACTATCGAAGTGATAACAAAACAAGTAAAAGCTTTTGTTGATTTAATTGAAAACTTTGATGATGTCATTTTAGCTTATGAACCTATATGGGCAATAGGAACAGGAAAAACAGCAACAGCTGAACAAGCTCAGACTGTTCATAAAGAAATTAGACAAGTTGTAAAAGATATTTGTGGAGAAAAACAATCTAAACAAATTAGAATTATCTATGGAGGTAGTGTTAACACAGAAAATTGTGCATCCTTAATTAAACAAGAAGATATTGATGGCTTCTTGGTTGGCAATGCTTCTTTAAAGGATTCCTTTGttgatattattaaaagtgCCATGTGA
- the PmUG01_12077200 gene encoding vesicle-associated membrane protein, putative: MKLLRVSPEKNIEFPLVHFQAVTQVVKLENISDKKVAFKIKTTAPNNYLVRPSFGLIHVRETIDIQIILQPLSDKDNITNDKFQVQCLNVDDDTVVDKQFWVTVNKNEIQDHKLIVVLNDESTSKLPHSYLPSNNIPLSEMNNKNNNLNYVENNLNTDDTNIAEGGLPGMQRKYHELLNYCVFVDKQKAALEKENESLKNQLKAYSSNYNKFFIDNKLIPVIIIMLAIVTKYMGYW; the protein is encoded by the exons atgaaactaCTGAGAGTAAGtccagaaaaaaatatagaatttCCTCTTGTTCATTTTCAAGCAGTAACACAAGTTGTgaaattagaaaatataagTGATAAAAAGGTtgcatttaaaataaaaacaacagCTCCGAACAATTATTTAGTTCGACCATCTTTTGGCTTAATTCATGTAAGAGAAACAATAgatattcaaataattttacaaccCTTATCAGATAAagataatataacaaatgatAAATTTCAAGTTCAGTGTTTAAATGTTGATGATGATACAGTTGTCGATAAACAATTTTGGGTTACAGTTAATAAAAACGAAATACAAGATCATAAACTTATAGTTGTTTTAAATGATGAAAGTACTAGTAAATTACCCCATTCCTATTTACCATCTAATAATATACCACTTTCcgaaatgaataataaaaataataatttaaattatgtagAAAATAACTTAAATACAGATGATACTAATATAGCCGAAg GTGGATTGCCAGGTATGCAGAGGAAGTATCATGAACTTTTAAATTACTGCGTTTTTGTGGACAAGCAAAAAGCAGcattagaaaaagaaaatgaaagtttaaaaaatcaaCTAAAAGCATATAGTAGCAATTACAATAAGTTTTTTATTGACAATAAACTAATACCagttattatcattatgcTAGCTATTGTTACGAAGTACATGGGATATTGGTAA
- the PmUG01_12077300 gene encoding leucine carboxyl methyltransferase, putative, with protein sequence MSTLKLSNTKVQSTTYEAASSKFSAVQLGYYDDPFLKYFVKKIEKRSPLINRGYYSRVAALRKYIELFFKSFDNAQPVQVVNIGAGLDTTFFWACEQGKNVKYYEIDFFELLHEKTSIIKNVELLKKFLKYDEKCKENEEGDVINCENYKMLSFDLNNSICLENILTSHGFDFRLPTLFICECVLIYLEVENSDHLIKKLSEIMQNTSCIIVYEQINPSTAFGKVMIDNFSQRGIKLKSIYKYNNLDLQLKRFKTLGWLNVYINDMNEIYDYHISTEERKMVEKLEMFDEFEEWKLLQNHYFILVAFNCHNNLNLNELNDFLKVKKKRKEEAYIK encoded by the exons atgagTACACTAAAATTATCGAATACTAAAGTTCAGAGCACAACATACGAGGCGGCTAGTAGTAAATT TTCTGCTGTTCAGTTAGGGTACTACGATGACCCGTTCttgaaatattttgtaaaaaaaatagagaagAGAAGTCCTCTAATAAATAGAg GTTATTATTCCCGTGTTGCAGCTTtgagaaaatatattgagCTTTTTTTTAAGTCATTTGACAAT GCGCAACCTGTTCAAGTAGTGAACATCGGCGCAGGTTTAGACACTACCTTTTTTTGGGCTTGC GAACAAGGCAAAAACGTGAAATACTACGAAATTGATTTCTTTGAATTATTACATGAAAAAACGAGCATAATAAAGAATGTCgaactattaaaaaaatttttaaaatatgatgaGAAATGTAAAGAAAACGAAGAAGGAGATGTTATCAATTGTgagaattataaaatgcTTTCTTTCGATTTAAATAATTCCATATGtttggaaaatattttaacaagtCATGGGTTTGATTTTAGATTACCCACCCTTTTTATATGTGAATGTGTTCTCATATATTTAGAAGTCGAAAACAGTGATCATTtgataaaaaagttaagtgAAATTATGCAAAATACTTCCTGCATAATTGTGTACGAACAG ATTAACCCAAGTACGGCATTTGGAAAGGTAATGATAGACAATTTTAGCCAAAGAggcataaaattaaaaagtatttataaGTACAACAATTTAGATTTACAACTGAAAAGGTTTAAAACACTAGGTTGGcttaatgtgtatataaatgacatgaatgaaatatatgattaCCACATAAGTACAGAGGAAAGAAAGATGGTTGAGAAACTAGAAATGTTTGACGAGTTTGAAGAATGGAAGCTGTTACAAAATCATTATTTCATACTTGTTGCATTCAACTGTCACAATAATTTAAACTTAAATGAgttaaatgattttttaaaagtaaaaaaaaaaaggaaagaggAGGCCTACATTAAATAG
- the PmUG01_12077400 gene encoding conserved Plasmodium protein, unknown function translates to MFIFENAQHFFNFFRNFNGCYSDNKLLRYFFKKSYNSWFNDPTQYNYYFISYYAVAISVSFLIRHLLFNPDVHFRRQDKRRNIIDRYQHHAYSLPYYNHWLRNFSQSFKSTLIDNESDYQEVDPWCFRPKRTAFYGRFPFFFEVPKYDIDNPTHEKNSHKYMQKYYESIGYIQSNEQPEE, encoded by the coding sequence atGTTTATATTTGAGAACGCGCAACATTTTTTCAACTTTTTTCGTAACTTCAATGGTTGCTATTCTGATAATAAGCTGttaagatatttttttaaaaagagtTACAATAGTTGGTTTAACGATCCAActcaatataattattattttatatcatacTATGCAGTAGCAATATCTGTGTCATTTTTAATACGACATTTACTGTTTAATCCTGATGTACATTTTAGAAGACAagataaaagaagaaatataattGACAGATACCAACATCATGCTTATTCACTCCCATATTATAATCACTGGTTAAGAAATTTTAGTCAGTCGTTTAAAAGCACATTAATAGATAATGAATCAGATTACCAAGAAGTAGACCCCTGGTGTTTTAGACCCAAAAGGACTGCATTTTATGGTAggtttccattttttttcgaaGTTCCAAAATATGACATTGATAACCCGACGCATGAAAAGAATTCTCacaaatatatgcaaaaatattatgaaagcATAGGGTATATTCAATCAAATGAACAGCCGGAGGAGTGA